The Silene latifolia isolate original U9 population chromosome X, ASM4854445v1, whole genome shotgun sequence genome contains the following window.
CCCCAGTGTTTCAAGAGCTCCCGCAAATGATAGAATAAGGGGTGTGAATGTACACAGCCTTATGCCTAATTAACGGCACGGAGAAGCTGGATAACCCATCGAATACCAAGGTTAAATATTCGAATGTAAGATTAAGATGGTATCATGTACCAACCAACGGATACAAATTTGCTGAAAGTATATGGACAAAGTAGTAAATATCCCAAATGCTAATTCTCAATTATGAACATTGCATCTCAATCCTTCCCTTCTACAACATCTCCAACATGCAGCAATGACACACCTATCAGATCCAGGACCTACACATCCTAGAACGGAACACCTGAATGAACCATATTGTTGCCGCCCGCTAGCAATTTCTGAAGGAAAGTACTGAAAATAGTTCTCATGAGCCATCCTTGGCGACTGAATATAACAAATATCATGATAGGAACCTGTATATTGTGCCGCAGGTCTCAACAAGGGATCATGAAAGGAGAAATTATGCTTAAAATCTGTCATTCTCGATCCATTAGGCATGCTACCATAATGAAATTCACCCGACGGCTTTGAATTTTTCCTAGATGCATTACCGTTTGTCCACAATGTGGGATTTTGATGTTTTATAGCTACATGTTTCCGAGTGTTTCGTTGATCACTACTGTTAGTTGTAGAATGTTTTGACGCTGAAACCCCTTGGCCTCTACCAAAATCCTCGCCTTCCCTAGAACAACTCATCATCTTAGATGATCTCGAACCATGACAGACCTTCTGAGACTTTGAACCTAACAAACAAAGAACGTTAGGCTTAAGTATGAAAGGCTACACATTTGACTTCAGAAACGTATTGCAAATCAATCCTTTGTACCTTCGCGAGAATTACCACTGGACCCAGCTTTCTTCCTCTTTTCCCTCTTGAACCTAGCAGCTGCTCCTCGTCTATGCTTTTCAGCAAGAACATTTCTTCTCTCCCTCTCATTCTTCCAGGGCTTCAAGTTGTTACAAACTTAAATAGTTGGGGTAAAGTGAAAGATTGAAAGGGTTAAATAATGTGCAAGTACTAGTTAGTAGATTGTTCACCTGTCTGTAGGTCTCCAATCTATAGAGATTCCGGCCTTTGACAAGCAAAGGAAACAGCGGAGGCAGCTTCTTCACCCCTTTGCTCCACAGTACCTCAACCTGTAGGTAACATAGAGAATAATATACACACaatcaatgtaattatatatatatatatatatatatatatatatatatgcgaaGAACAAGGAGTGGATACCACACAGACTT
Protein-coding sequences here:
- the LOC141623211 gene encoding uncharacterized protein LOC141623211 isoform X4, with product MTADKGKRILINISDNDYTISDDDIDAISSSSDDDCVLIDDNDFRCSEEDDEEEEDDDDDDDDRCEEDGDDEITLSNQVLRYLQEKRDLQELSLKACKSYLRQHGLRMSGNKEECVQRVLEHWRIKDGAEILYPRSSFNINCKGDVCRGDIVLFKQKVYGRNGKLLGKRTIAGRVVKESYGAAKQQHTFTVEVLWSKGVKKLPPLFPLLVKGRNLYRLETYRQPWKNERERRNVLAEKHRRGAAARFKREKRKKAGSSGNSREGSKSQKVCHGSRSSKMMSCSREGEDFGRGQGVSASKHSTTNSSDQRNTRKHVAIKHQNPTLWTNGNASRKNSKPSGEFHYGSMPNGSRMTDFKHNFSFHDPLLRPAAQYTGSYHDICYIQSPRMAHENYFQYFPSEIASGRQQYGSFRCSVLGCVGPGSDRCVIAACWRCCRREGLRCNVHN
- the LOC141623211 gene encoding uncharacterized protein LOC141623211 isoform X1 produces the protein MTADKGKRILINISDNDYTISDDDIDAISSSSSDDDCVLIDDNDFRCSEEDDEEEEDDDDDDDDRCEEDGDDEITLSNQVLRYLQEKRDLQELSLKACKSYLRQHGLRMSGNKEECVQRVLEHWRIKDGAEILYPRSSFNINCKGDVCRGDIVLFKQKVYGSFEKVTRNGKLLGKRTIAGRVVKESYGAAKQQHTFTVEVLWSKGVKKLPPLFPLLVKGRNLYRLETYRQPWKNERERRNVLAEKHRRGAAARFKREKRKKAGSSGNSREGSKSQKVCHGSRSSKMMSCSREGEDFGRGQGVSASKHSTTNSSDQRNTRKHVAIKHQNPTLWTNGNASRKNSKPSGEFHYGSMPNGSRMTDFKHNFSFHDPLLRPAAQYTGSYHDICYIQSPRMAHENYFQYFPSEIASGRQQYGSFRCSVLGCVGPGSDRCVIAACWRCCRREGLRCNVHN
- the LOC141623211 gene encoding uncharacterized protein LOC141623211 isoform X2, whose protein sequence is MTADKGKRILINISDNDYTISDDDIDAISSSSDDDCVLIDDNDFRCSEEDDEEEEDDDDDDDDRCEEDGDDEITLSNQVLRYLQEKRDLQELSLKACKSYLRQHGLRMSGNKEECVQRVLEHWRIKDGAEILYPRSSFNINCKGDVCRGDIVLFKQKVYGSFEKVTRNGKLLGKRTIAGRVVKESYGAAKQQHTFTVEVLWSKGVKKLPPLFPLLVKGRNLYRLETYRQPWKNERERRNVLAEKHRRGAAARFKREKRKKAGSSGNSREGSKSQKVCHGSRSSKMMSCSREGEDFGRGQGVSASKHSTTNSSDQRNTRKHVAIKHQNPTLWTNGNASRKNSKPSGEFHYGSMPNGSRMTDFKHNFSFHDPLLRPAAQYTGSYHDICYIQSPRMAHENYFQYFPSEIASGRQQYGSFRCSVLGCVGPGSDRCVIAACWRCCRREGLRCNVHN
- the LOC141623211 gene encoding uncharacterized protein LOC141623211 isoform X3; this encodes MTADKGKRILINISDNDYTISDDDIDAISSSSSDDDCVLIDDNDFRCSEEDDEEEEDDDDDDDDRCEEDGDDEITLSNQVLRYLQEKRDLQELSLKACKSYLRQHGLRMSGNKEECVQRVLEHWRIKDGAEILYPRSSFNINCKGDVCRGDIVLFKQKVYGRNGKLLGKRTIAGRVVKESYGAAKQQHTFTVEVLWSKGVKKLPPLFPLLVKGRNLYRLETYRQPWKNERERRNVLAEKHRRGAAARFKREKRKKAGSSGNSREGSKSQKVCHGSRSSKMMSCSREGEDFGRGQGVSASKHSTTNSSDQRNTRKHVAIKHQNPTLWTNGNASRKNSKPSGEFHYGSMPNGSRMTDFKHNFSFHDPLLRPAAQYTGSYHDICYIQSPRMAHENYFQYFPSEIASGRQQYGSFRCSVLGCVGPGSDRCVIAACWRCCRREGLRCNVHN